The Procambarus clarkii isolate CNS0578487 chromosome 46, FALCON_Pclarkii_2.0, whole genome shotgun sequence genome includes a region encoding these proteins:
- the LOC138350622 gene encoding uncharacterized protein yields MAASSPVIQPEDVNRLRYGLAVTKAGRDALASVFMWSYRGTFPVVTYLTQDLGYTNAQYRRVFDDHQRDKLEASSDAATFDITLLYKLLQRVCGLAEMNDPTWTTPGPQGPSLEHLIYSLKQHRNTLAHDNVGMSEQDLTSTLTGLSDLLAKMLAEAGVRCGTNSQDVDYVTRDVTKYIGGLLAKVREPLDPSDVAYLPQLRQEIKMFRSHITEEVKQMSKQELTDGYKLLYQIVPAPWLLLNINNNPSLAYTRLRLLEDPVIGARPSHAAKGQDINYEDILSMRREDGRVPQCVLLTGKGGMGKTTLLKLILEKWVEDPAAIRYLGTVDLVFYVQCRDSHLNTFDGLLRQLLPQTLSDSDADFQLFKEIILSLNILVLIDGYDEVNDHSGRLVKELLHLPGKDVRLVITTRPGWDHQLSQLVPHTRPRCNILVLGITPERRVEFAERTIKVLVEEESQRSDIIGRFTQRLEQMSQFLGEYLNTPLTLTLLALLCVEAPEEFNNLTTNNQVYEKIHDFITSKLVSRLTDKHVTEPKGKCDQFLLFFEEISLRGIQRQEYDLWPETEAEIREKCDTLGLPQEEVLSNYFTRTSYRRGLNVVWVFGYFHARYQEYCASRRLVALLLRAEQDRGDPASHRVSGERSIIIDLLVDVVVWVFGYFHARYQEYCASRGLVDLLLRAEQDRGDPASHRVSEERSIIIDLLVDVVRKEKRSLGDHLKGSKFNIIDVQEEFRELPRWQNILVSTTGVLCARGVEHRFITHIIDLCEMVTPETDELLKHVAESRGSEHVIQAVCEKLRTEQEWGIESVDSCVVLPLVLKKVIPKNIYLYINDTPQLKQCLSTLSVLAKMKVTISLDLDYSLYSKERSVTTKQCLERLTAPGSKCTLERFDGGLSEAAIPLLPHTLETLLLRLTLQQLLVLIRHLPHLPHLQTLGIDLDARSYVDPDTLDDTGYVDPDTLDTLPCQVRILDLTIWRDLTDDDPAIDWCCRLAAQLCPPSRGGYSDLHFSYTSLTCVGVERLLRGLHRRGVTGGSLWIWIEDSEDSEENKKYLRELGASLNNFNDVYIR; encoded by the exons ATGGCGGCCTCGAGTCCTGTTATCCAACCGGAAGATGTGAACAGACTGCGGTATGGACTGGCTGTGACTAAGGCAGGACGAGACGCGCTAGCAAGTGTGTTTATGTGGTCGTACCGGGGCACCTTCCCAGTAGTGACTTACCTCACTCAGGACTTGGGGTACACCAATGCTCAGTACAGGCGTGTCTTCGATGATCACCAGAGGGATAAACTCGAAGCTTCCTCTGACGCGGCAACTTTTGACATCACCCTGTTGTATAAACTCCTGCaacgtgtgtgtggtctggctgagatgaatgaccccacgtggaccactccagggcctcagggaccatcacttgaacacCTCATTTACAGCCTGAAGCAACACCGAAACACGTTGGCCCATGATAATGTGGGAATGTCAGAGCAAGATCTTACGTCAACACTGACGGGGCTCAGTGACTTATTGGCCAAGATGCTGGCTGAGGCCGGCGTCCGGTGTGGGACAAACAGCCAGGATGTGGACTACGTGACCAGAGATGTCACCAAGTATATTGGTGGTCTGCTAGCGAAGGTCCGAGAGCCGCTGGATCCCTCAGATGTGGCGTACTTGCCACAGCTCCGCCAGGAGATTAAGATGTTCAGAAGCCACATCACAGAAGAGGTTAAGCAGATGAGCAAGCAGGAGCTAACTGACGGGTATAAACTGCTGTACCAGATTGTTCCCGCACCCTGGCTCCTCCTCAACATTAACAATAACCCAAGTCTTGCTTATACACGACTGCGACTCCTTGAAGATCCCGTCATAGGGGCAAGACCCTCCCATGCGGCCAAGGGTCAGGATATAAACTATGAAGACATCTTGAGTATGAGACGAGAGGACGGAAGAGTCCCTCAGTGTGTCCTCCTGACGGGGAAAGGTGGTATGGGCAAGACAACTttactcaagctcatcctcgagaaGTGGGTAGAGGACCCTGCTGCCATACGTTACCTGGGCACTGTGGACCTCGTTTTCTATGTACAGTGCAGGGACTCACATCTTAATACCTTCGATGGTCTCCTCCGCCAGTTACTGCCTCAAACACTTAGTGATTCTGACGCTGACTTCCAGCTGTTTAAGGAGATAATCTTGAGCTTAAATATATTAGTCCTGATTGACGGCTACGACGAGGTCAACGACCATTCAGGAAGGCTGGTGAAGGAGCTGTTGCACCTGCCTGGCAAGGATGTGAGGTTGGTGATAACCACACGGCCGGGGTGGGACCATCAACTGTCACAGCTCgtcccacacaccagacctcgctgcaacatcctcgtcttgggcatcactccagaacgtcgcgtggagttcgccgagagaaccatcaaggtgctggtggaggaagagagCCAACGGAGTGACATCATAGGGAGGTTTACCCAGCGGCTGGAGCAGATGAGTCAGttcctgggtgagtacctcaacactccactcaccttgaccttgttggcgctgctgtgtgtcgaggctccagaagaatttaacaacctcaccacaaacAATCAAGTCTACGAGAAGATTCATGACTTCATAACCAGTAAACTGGTGTCCAGACTCACAGACAAACACGTGACCGAACCCAAAGGAAAATGTGACCAGTTTCTGTTGTTCTTTGAAGAGATTAGtttaagagggatccagaggcaggAGTACGACCTTTGGCCGGAGACAGAAGCGGAGATTAGGGagaagtgtgacactctgggactgccgcaggaggaggtcttgtccaactatttcacaagaaccagctaccgtcggggcctcaatgtggtgtgggtgtttggctattttcacgccaggtaccaggagtattgTGCCAGCAGGAGGCTGGTCGCTCTCTTGTTGAGGGCTGAGCAAGACCGAGGTGATCCAGCATCACACCGTGTGTCAGGGGAAAGGTCTATAATCATTGACCTCTTGGTGgatgttgtggtgtgggtgtttggctaTTTTCACGCCAGATACCAGGAGTATTGTGCCAGCAGGGGACTGGTCGATCTCTTGTTGAGGGCTGAGCAAGACCGAGGTGATCCAGCATCACACCGTGTGTCAGAAGAAAGGTCTATAATCATTGACCTCTTGGTGGATGTTGTACGTAAGGAAAAACGCTCCTTGGGAGATCACCTGAAAGGGTCAAAGTTTAATATTATCGACGTGCAAGAAGAGTTTAGGGAGCTCCCCAGATGGCAGAACATTTTAGTCAGCACTACCGGGGTGCTGTGTGCCCGGGGAGTAGAGCATAGGTTCATTACTCACATAATTGACCTGTGCGAGATGGTTACACCTGAGACTGACGAGCTGTTGAAGCATGTAGCAGAGTCCCGCGGGAGTGAGCACGTCATCCAAGCCGTGTGTGAGAAGCTGCGTACAGAACAAGAGTGGGGAATAGAGAGTGTTGACTCGTGTGTTGTCCTGCCGCTTGTTCTTAAGAAGGTGATACCTAAGAACATTTACCTATACATAAACGATACACCCCAACTAAAGCAGTGTTTGTCTACACTGTCAGTGCTGGCAAAAATGAAGGTAACCATATCCTTAGATCTTGACTATAGTTTATACAGCAAAGAGAGAAGTGTTACAACAAAACAATGTTTGGAGAGGCTGACAGCCCCCGGCAGTAAGTGTACCTTAGAGCGGTTTGATGGTGGCTTGTCTGAGGCAGCCatacccctcctgcctcacaccctcGAGACCCTCCTCCTGCGCCTCACACTACAGCAACTGCTCGTCCTCATCCGTCACCTGcctcaccttcctcacctgcAGACTCTtg GCATTGACCTGGACGCCAggagctacgtggacccggacaccctggacgacacgggctacgtggacccggacaccctggacactCTGCCGTGCCAGGTTAGGATACTCGACCTGACCATCTGGCGGGACCTCACTGATGACGACCCCGCCATAGACTGGTGCTGCCGCCTGGCGGCTCAGCTGTGTCCTCCCTCAAGAGGAGGGTATAGTGACCTGCACTTCTCTTACACGTCACTCACCT